A genomic region of Bactrocera dorsalis isolate Fly_Bdor chromosome 3, ASM2337382v1, whole genome shotgun sequence contains the following coding sequences:
- the LOC109579859 gene encoding uncharacterized protein LOC109579859, which translates to MPSIWEKMCEVFTSLVRPTRRKTRRVTFSPSTLHRELIRHLEHSASRNPFFNFLAEVRMKANGGELMQSNCGSMSPRVSARIVKTASRLWNSMTDEQKRPYRTIAMEQRKLKRLRRRRSYLTARRRKKRKPPVECKFLLPPVPTQEQQL; encoded by the coding sequence ATGCCATCTATATGGGAGAAAATGTGCGAAGTATTCACATCGCTGGTGCGACCGACGCGTCGGAAGACACGTCGGGTCACCTTCAGTCCAAGCACCCTACATCGTGAACTCATACGACACTTGGAACATTCGGCTTCCCGTAATCCATTTTTCAATTTCCTAGCCGAGGTTCGTATGAAGGCCAACGGCGGCGAATTAATGCAGTCAAATTGTGGTTCGATGTCTCCGCGCGTAAGTGCTCGCATTGTCAAGACGGCAAGCCGATTATGGAATTCAATGACGGACGAGCAAAAGAGGCCGTACCGGACCATAGCCATGGAGCAGCGAAAACTGAAGAGACTGCGGCGAAGGCGTTCCTACTTAACAGCACGTCGACGAAAGAAGCGCAAACCGCCAGTTGAATGCAAGTTTCTCTTACCACCGGTGCCCACTCAAGAACAACAACTGTAA
- the LOC109579860 gene encoding uncharacterized protein LOC109579860 translates to MTAIWDKMCEVFTLLVRPTRRKTRVTFSPSTLHREIIRHTKLSASPNPFFNFLAEVRMKANGGELMHPGCGSMSPRESARIAKTAGRLWNSMSDEQKQPYRSIAMEQRKLKRLRRRRSYLSARRRRERKTPVECKFLLPPPPTHQEHL, encoded by the coding sequence ATGACAGCCATTTGGGACAAAATGTGTGAAGTATTCACGTTGCTGGTTCGGCCGACGCGTCGCAAGACCCGCGTTACCTTCAGTCCAAGCACCCTACATCGTGAAATCATTCGGCACACCAAACTATCGGCTTCCCCTAATCCGTTTTTCAACTTTCTAGCCGAAGTGCGTATGAAAGCCAACGGTGGGGAATTAATGCACCCTGGCTGTGGTTCGATGTCGCCGCGGGAAAGTGCTCGCATCGCCAAGACAGCAGGCCGTTTGTGGAATTCTATGAGTGATGAACAAAAACAGCCATATCGAAGCATTGCAATGGAGCAGCGGAAGCTGAAGAGGCTGCGGCGAAGGCGTTCCTACTTATCTGCACGCAGACGAAGAGAACGCAAAACGCCAGTCGAATGTAAATTCCTATTACCACCGCCGCCCACCCATCAAGAGCATCTGTAA